Proteins from a single region of Felis catus isolate Fca126 chromosome B4, F.catus_Fca126_mat1.0, whole genome shotgun sequence:
- the NABP2 gene encoding SOSS complex subunit B1 encodes MTTETFVKDIKPGLKNLNLIFIVLETGRVTKTKDGHEVRTCKVADKTGSINISVWDDVGNLIQPGDIIRLTKGYASVFKGCLTLYTGRGGDLQKIGEFCMVYSEVPNFSEPNPEYSAQQAPNKTVQNDSSPTAPQPTTGPPAVSPASETQNGNGLSAPPGPGGGPHPPHAPSHPPSTRITRSQPNHTAAGPPGPSSNPVSNGKETRRSSKR; translated from the exons ATGACGACGGAGACCTTCGTTAAAGATATCAAGCCTGGGCTCAAGAATCTGAACCTCATCTTCATTGTGCTGGAGACAG GCCGAGTGACCAAGACAAAGGACGGGCACGAGGTTCGGACCTGCAAGGTGGCCGACAAAACGGGCAGCATCAATATCTCTGTGTGGGACGACGTGGGCAACCTGATCCAGCCTGGAGACATTATTCGGCTCACCAAAGG GTACGCTTCAGTATTCAAAGGTTGTCTGACACTATACACTGGACGTGGGGGTGATCTTCAAAAGATTGGAGA ATTCTGTATGGTTTATTCTGAGGTTCCTAACTTCAGTGAGCCAAACCCAGAGTACAGTGCCCAGCAGGCACCCAATAAGACG GTCCAGAACGACAGCAGCCCTACGGCTCCCCAGCCTACCACCGGACCCCCTGCCGTTTCTCCAG CCTCTGAGACCCAGAACGGGAATGGACTGAGTGCCCCACCAGGTCCTGGTGGTGGCCCGCACCCGCCTCACGCACCCTCGCACCCTCCCAGCACCCGAATTACCCGAAGCCAGCCCAACCACACAGCTGCCGGCCCTCCtggcccctccagcaaccctgtcaGTAACGGCAAAGAGACCCGGAGGAGCAGCAAGAGATAG
- the RNF41 gene encoding E3 ubiquitin-protein ligase NRDP1, with amino-acid sequence MGYDVTRFQGDVDEDLICPICSGVLEEPVQAPHCEHAFCNACITQWFSQQQTCPVDRSVVTVAHLRPVPRIMRNMLSKLQIACDNAVFGCSAVVRLDNLMSHLSDCEHNPKRPVTCEQGCGLEMPKDELPNHNCIKHLRSVVQQQQTRIAELEKTSAEHKHQLAEQKRDIQLLKAYMRAIRSVNPNLQNLEETIEYNEILEWVNSLQPARVTRWGGMISTPDAVLQAVIKRSLVESGCPASIVNELIENAHERSWPQGLATLETRQMNRRYYENYVAKRIPGKQAVVVMACENQHMGDDMVQEPGLVMIFAHGVEEI; translated from the exons ATGGGGTATGATGTAACCCGTTTCCAGGGGGATGTTGACGAAGACCTTATCTGTCCTATTTGCAGTGGTGTCTTGGAGGAGCCAGTCCAG GCACCTCATTGTGAGCATGCTTTCTGCAATGCCTGCATCACCCAGTGGTTTTCTCAGCAGCAGACATGTCCGGTGGACCGTAGCGTTGTGACGGTCGCCCACCTGCGCCCAGTACCTCGGATCATGCGGAACATGTTGTCAAAGCTGCAGATTGCCTGCGACAACGCTGTATTTGGCTGTAGTGCTGTTGTCCGGCTTGACAACCTCATGTCTCACCTCAGCGACTGTGAGCACAACCCCAAACGGCCTGTGACCTGTGAACAGGGCTGCGG CCTGGAGATGCCCAAAGATGAGCTGCCAAACCACAACTGCATTAAGCACCTGCGCTCAGTGGTACAGCAGCAACAGACACGCATCGCAGAGCTGGAGAAGACCTCAGCGGAGCACAAACACCAGCTGGCGGAGCAG AAGCGAGATATCCAGCTGCTAAAGGCATACATGCGTGCAATTCGCAGTGTCAACCCCAACCTTCAGAACCTGGAGGAAACAATTGAATACAACGAGATCCTAGA GTGGGTGAACTCCCTGCAGCCAGCAAGAGTGACCCGCTGGGGAGGGATGATCTCGACCCCAGATGCTGTACTCCAGGCTGTAATCAAGCGCTCCCTGGTGGAGAGTGGCTGTCCTGCCTCTATCGTCAACGAGCTGATCGAAAATGCCCACGAGCGTAGCTGGCCCCAGGGTCTGGCCACACTagagacaagacagatgaacCGGCGCTACTATGAGAACTACGTGGCCAAGCGCATCCCTGGCAAGCAGGCTGTTGTCGTGATGGCCTGTGAGAACCAGCATATGGGTGACGACATGGTGCAGGAGCCGGGGCTTGTCATGATATTTGCGCATGGTGTGGAAGAGATATAG